DNA from Salmo salar unplaced genomic scaffold, Ssal_v3.1, whole genome shotgun sequence:
tgtttggggttttaggctgggtttctgtacagcactttgagaatatcagctgatgtacgaagggctatataaaaataaatttgatttgatttgattgatcaaatcacagcctacttcaactttgccaaacgggtgatgatttaacaaaagagcATTCGCGTAAAAAAGCACattcgttgcacaaatgtacatAACCATAAAtaccaatgcctttcttaaactcAATACACACATATttcttaaacctgcatatttagttaaaataaatgtatgttagcaggcaatattaaatagGGAAATTGtgccacttctcttgcgttcagtgcaagcagagtcagggtatatgcaacagtttgggccgcctggctcgttgcgaactgtgtttcttcctaacaaagactgtaattaatttgccagaattttacataattatgacgtaacattgaaggttgtgcaatgtaacagcaatatttagacttagggttgccaccagTTCGACAAAATACGtaaatggttccgtatttcacggAAAGAATAAACGtgttgttttcgaaatgatcgtttctggatttgaccatattaatgaccaaaggctcgtatttctgtgtgtttattataattaagtctatgatttgatagagcagtctgactgagcggtggtaggcagcagcattacattttacattttagtcatttagcagacgctcttatccacagcgacttacagtagtgaatgcatacatttcatgcatttttgtactggcccccgtgggaatcgaacccacaaccctgccgttgcacacaccatgctctaccaactgagccacagggacggCCTGTGGCTCATtcgcaggctcgtaagcattcattcaaacagcactttcctacGTTTGCTAGCAGCTGTTGCTGTTAACAGCGCTGTTTAtgccttcaagcctatcaactcccgagattaggctggcaatactaaagtgcctataagaacatccaatagtcaaaggtatatgaaatacaaatggtatagagagaaagtcataattcctataataactacaacctaaaacttattaactgggaatattgaaccaccatatgttctcatgttctgagcaaggaacttaaacgttagcttttttacatggcacatattggacttttactttcttctccaaagctgtgtttttgcattaaaccaaattgaacatgtttcattatttatttgagaccaaATAGATTTTATGCATTATATTAGGGTTAAAACAAAagggttcattgttcattcagtattgttgtaattgtcattacatatatatatatatatatataataaaaataataaaataataataataatgccacttaatcggtattggctttttttggtccaccaagaatcggtatcggcgttgaaaaatcataatggtTGACCTCTAATATCAAGGCGGAGTTGAGTATTGATAACTAGTCACATGATTTGCTAGCAACGACATTCAGTCACCATCAGTTGATACTTGCACAAATGTTCATTCTGAAAACTCTTACCTGTACAACTGCAGGTGCTGAAGTTCATACTTTTAATAAAACCTATTATTGAATACAACCACTGACTTTTTCCTAATTTGTGTTGACCAACTTTTGTGCCAATTGAATCTCAACTGACGTAGTACGTCAAGGCCACTAGAACccaaatgaggaaaaagtcactGGTTGTATTTTTATTAACAGTTTGAATTTCAGCACCCCACAGAAGGAACGGTAAGTGTTTACAGAAATATTCACAAGTATCGACTGACGGCGAGACAATGTGGTTGCTAGAAAATCGTGCGACCAGTTACCAATACTCACCTCCACCTCGATACAAGAGAACGGAGTTGAGCGTTCCTCAGCTAAGTTCTGTTAAGTATTATAATGGAAAGTAAATTAGTACAATTATAAATATATAAACCCAACAACATTTTCCACAGACAGAAACACTCACCGGTCTGTCTGGTAGGAAGCGTTCTCATAGACATCCCTTATGTTTCGGTCTCTCCTGTAAGCCACTGCAAAGTAGACAGCAGGGGAGGTttagggtgggtataatttgtggaacgtttcaacaggaatctgttccaaaaacgttGTAAAGTACAAGGATGCCAACAAACAAAGTATACAAAGTAGCATGATCaattcacctagctaactagctgccgaaaaagcatcaactcaccacgtagcttattcttaatgtttgtccatgggctatcagagtgaggacagacatttttcagaataaacgtGGTGACTGAAACTTAATGAAATAGCCCAccccctacccggtatcttattgtgcaactatacaactttgtatgcgttgtttgttggcaaccttgttatttacgaagtttttggaacagattcctgttggaacgttccacaaattatacccacccaggtttaCACAGTTAATGACAATCAAAGTTGTGGTAGGTGTTCATGAATATGCCTACATGTGGAATTGTTCAGTACGCATAACTGGAAACCTTTTTTGGAGGAAAGCAAGATATTTTCCACTTACTTGTTTTGTCTGGACAAGTCTATGTAGTAGTATTGGGAGTGGGTAATGCCAATAGAGACAGTCAATACTAACTGGGGAAAAGAGAAGATGTTACGTATTAGTTTGACAATACTGCATGTTGTGCGCATTAGCTATTAACAATGTAGGTTAGGTAATCCCAAGCGTAGAGATATGTCAAATCAGTATGTGTGATAGTATGGAAACTACTGTAGCTaatagctagctctgatccagaagTACTGGCAGGATGTTAGCGCGCATTCCTCTGAGGCTCAGCCATAATCTTTGGCTCAGCGTTAGAAAGCCGCACTAACTCCTCGCTAGTAGCTAACTAATGTTACTCTTCTTTATAACAAACCTTCAACCATTGAGATTAGTGATATGAAAACACCTCTTTCTACTGGCTTGCTAATTAGCTACCGTATTTAGTACATAACGTTGTTCTAATATATATTTCGCAGGTTGTGTGGATTTAACTGCTAGCTACGTATgcttacgttagctagctacatgctcAAGCTAGTCCACAGTCCATGCTGAGTTAATTCGCTCAAAACGAAGACAGTATTTagaaaaaatacatatttactAACACAAACATGTAGATACGCACGTTGGAGAAAATAAAGACGTATTCAGAAAAGATATGACAACAAGCTCACCATTACCTACTTCTCACCTTCTTCCGGTTGGCGCATGTACACACTGAATTTTGATTGGATTGACAAAAAGTCAGTCACGTGAAACGTCATATTCCTGTGACGACGAACAGTTCTCCTTTGTTTTTGGCAGCTAAATAGCAAACACATGTTACTGAGATTGAATAACTAATAAAAAGCAACATATTTACCAGTTTTTTTGCCCACACTACTTAATAACTACAAATCACCAATGTTGTCTCTCTAGGTAAGTGATTTATTCGATTCCTTGAATGTGTATTTCCAGGTAATACACATCTGATTCGAGCTAGCATCACTGCTAGATTGCATATCGCTCAATGAAATagataactagctaactaacttcaATCTGAATATTCATCACCATGAATCTGTTTTCAGTGTCTGTCTCACTCTGATGGTGAAGTCAAGATGAGTGGTGGTTTGGCTCCCAGTAGAAGCACAGTCTATGTGTCCAACCTGCCCTTCTCTCTAACCAACAGTGATCTAcacaaggtttaaaaaaaaatgttatctttgtttaactagtcagttaagaacaaattcttattttcaatgacgacctaggaaaagtgggttaacttgttcaggggcagaacgacagatttttaccttgtcagctcagggatttgagcttgcgacctttcggttactagtccaacacgctaaccactaggctacctgccataatGTCTCCGTATGTAGAGTAATGGGATAGAACGACTTAACCCCTCCCTACCACTATTTCACAAGTTCATGATCCTGCTGTTTATGCCATTTGTAAAAATGACCTCAAATAATGTCTTGGATCttttcatttcagcttttcagcAAATATGGAAAAGTTGTGAAGTAAGTTACTGGTATCAAAATAATGAGCTATACAAAGCTCAAATACAAACCAAAaaattgtcacatgctttgtaaactaacagtgaactTCCTAGTTACTGGTCTGTTTCCaataatgcagagttaaagacaaagatttttttttaaaatagtgACACgatgaataaatacacagtgaataactaaAAATCTATAGCACTATGTTGGTATTGTGGTGATCAGAGAAGATAATGATGGTCTCATGCTTTCAGGGTGACAATAGTCAAAGATAAAGAAACACGCAAAAGTAAAGGTGTGGCTTTTGTGCTCTTCCTGGACAAAGAGTCTGCGCAGAGCTGCTTTAGATCACTCAACAATAAACAGGTGGGCATTTTTCCTCTCCCTGTTTTCATAAAAAGTCACATATCTGATGTGTTGTTTTTGCGTTAAAGTCCCCCTCGTTTTCGCCCCGCAGTTGTTTGGAAGAACAGTGAAAGCGAGCATTGCAATAGACAACGGGCGAGCAACTGAATTTATCAGGAGGCGAAACTACACAGACAAGTCCAAATGTTATGAATGTGGGGTATGTTGATACTCTCTGCCTAGATAAGCCATCTCCATTTCCCTCTTCATCCATCCGGACGGTGTATCCGGATGTTAGTGCTATTTATACAATATTTCTGTCCTTTTCACTTCATAGGATACAGGGCACTTAAGCTATGCATGCCCAAAAAACTTGCTTGGTGAACGAGAACCCCCGAAGAAGaaagaaaagaagaagaagaaaaaggttGAAGAGCCTGATGAAGTGTAAGTATCTTATCAGGACATTGATGCCATTCTCTCGTGTTCATAAACGGCTATGATCGTGGTCAACAGTAACTGTTCTATTTCAGATGGACTTTAGTTCAGAGATTCTTTGTTTGATTGTGATGTCATATTTCTCATTGTTTGTGAAGTCCTCTGTGTTTTGTTTCTATGACTTTTCTACTTTTTCCTCTGTCGTtgacagagaagaggaggaaagtgaggaagaaggagaggaccCTGCTCTTGACAGCTTAAGTCAAGCCATAGCTTTCCAGGTAAGTGCACAAATGTACTTCAAGTTGGGGGGAAGTTAGTAGGCTATTGTATTACTTGAAACCCTCTATTTACTTGGTATTTGTCCTTATCTGACCCCTCTTTTACAATCACACATGGGATCATGTGTTCTACAGCAAGCACGACTTGAGGAGGAGCAGCATAGGCGACAGCAGACGGCCTTCGTGGCTGAGGAGGCCGGTCAGGCTTCTACATCAGACGACTCCAAGAAACCCAGGATCAAAAAGAGTGTCTACTTCAGTGACGAGGAAGAACTGAGCGACTGAGGGGATTTCACAGATATAATTCAGACTCTTGAGTAGCAAATATTTGAAAATGAACGGGACATTCTGTTTGTCAAGATCTGCAAGGGCATCATCGACCTGAGAAAAGACGAAGCATGTGTTTGATGAAAAGGGTTACAGTGTACCATTGTTTAGTTTAGGTCCTCAACTGTTTCTGTATCAGTATTTGTTCTGATCCTTAGTGTCCTTTATAATGAGGACTCAGCCACTGTTCTTTGCAGGCATTGGGACAATGTGAATGGAGATTAACTGTGTTTCTGCTCTTTTCTTTTCAACAGCTGTGTAAATATACCATAGTTGTTTTACTGTCTTTTTTCACCCTTCCTATGTATGTCAATATTAGGGGAAATACAACTATTCTGTTTCAAGATGGCCTACCACATCCCCATCTTTATGTGAATGCACAATTTATTTGAAAATGGTATTGAAACATCAGTGAAAGAGTAGAACACCACAGATAGCATGTGGTTTTTCACAATAATGAACCACACTTTTGCTAATAAATAGGAATAAAGAACATTCAAGTCATGAACATTCCTTCCTGTATTTCAATATCGATCACAACTCCCCATCCACCAGCTGCTAACCAGAGACAAGGTGCAGTaaggtgtgtgtactgtagtgttgccCTAATGTGTGCACCAGTCTTCTCTCCATGTTTTCTAGCAAGGCAATATTCCTTCCTGTATTTCATTATTAATCTTCCATTCTGTGGGGGCTACTCTTCCCCTCCAACAGCCGTTGACAGTACAGTAAGGTGGATGTTGTCCTGATGAGCGCAGTGTGCACCTCTCACATACGATGTGTTCCCTATCAGAGAGCAAGAGCTCCATGTGATGGAGTGTCCTGACAGGAAGCCAGGCGATATAGGCTGCAGCTCAGCCCTGGCACATTCTGATTTATACCTGCAAGGCCACGTCTGTCTGTTAGGCAGGTCATCTTCAAGAGCTACCTTTTAAAGCGATGGGATGGGAGGAGAGCCACTGAAGTTACGTTATACAGATTTATGGTTTAGAAATGTATGACAACTAAATACAAGGTGAAATGCATGATTCACTTTTCAGTTCTGTCATGCATTTTTCTAACCCGTTATTAACTATGTATATAATCTGTAGCCTCTCCATCACAGTAGGAAACATGAATAGGGCTTAACATTCAACTATGCAATAATGTTAATGTCATTTACACTATGTCTATTGCGCTAAATGTCAGATCATCATAAATCAAAAGGATGGAATCTAATTTTCTCCACCCCTGCAATGATTGGGAATTCACCCGTCGAAGACATTGAACAATCTCAAGAAGTTTATGATAAAATGTCAAAAGACACCTCATTAGACCCTAATAATGCATAATTACGGTTACATTAGCGTATGTGTTACAAAGACGAGTGTTATTACAAATGTATCCATTTGAATCAGGAATGTGTGTTCCTGTCTGCGCTATATCCTCAGGAAATGGCTTCAAATGTGATTGGACAAGCCGCGTCATGTGACCATCCTCCAACTGGAGTTTCCACGACAGCTGGGAGCCGTGCGATACCTCCTCGCGTATTGCTTTCTTAAAGAATACGTAGGGACTGTCCTTATTTCAACATCCGCAAACAAACTTTTGGCGGCATGGGAGACAAGAAGAGTCCAACCAGGTAATGTCTGACTCATTCATTGCGCTGGTGTCATTGATGCTTGAAGTGGACACCATGACACATAATTGAAACACTcttgtgtatgtggtgtggtgtgtgtgtggttggtgtgtggtgtgtggtgtgtgtgtgtgtgtgtgtgtgtgtgtgtgtgtggtagccgCGGTGTAACAACCATGGCGGACTGTCTGTTTTATTGCAGTGTCAAATCATAGCGCGAGCTCGTAAAACAGAACAATTTCGGAACACTGAATGGATCATCTTCCCAGATGTTTGACAACGCGAGCATATAGCCTACACATGATGCACACGCAGCACCCTGAACTGGGGATGTGAAACTGACGTGCTTTATGtccttttttgttttgttcgaaGGCCGAAGCGTCAACCAAAGCCTTCGGCGGAAGAGGGAAATTGGGACTGTAGCGTTTGCACATACAAGAACACCGCGGAGGCTTTCAAGTGCATGATGTGCGATGTAAGGAAAGGGACGTCAACACGGTAAGTGGATACGATACATTTTGCTCGATGATAAATGCTATTATGGTCGTGCAAATGGATGGTCGACACGCGTATTTGTAAGTATTGTTGTATCAGGTTGTGTCCATTAATTTTAGTTTATGAAATGATGCATGTAAACATGAGAAATCTGGACGTCTTTATGCTGCGGTAGCCTGCTGATCAGCTGTACAGTGTGCGATTTTCTAGTAACCTGATTTGTATTGTGTTCCATGGAACAGCATGGATGCTGGTTATGAAATGGAGTGCATCTAAGAACACATGGAGTATCCTTAAAAAACATGGTAATCACTATCATCTATTGTAGTTAGAAAAACAACCTCTATTTGTACGCATGGTCAAGCACAatgaaaaaacatgttttaaatgaATTTGGCCTAGTTGATACTAACTCTATGTAGGCCAATTCTGTCGACAATCGGCAATAATAAGTGTATGTGTTTATCTACAATAGAGAGGTGAAGTGACATGACCAGCTATTATGCAATCATTATAGAGTAGTtaccaggtctctcttgaaagagatgttatctcaatgagactaCCTGAATAAATAAAGATCAAGTCGCAGTAGGCTACTGAGTCCTTCCCCTGAAACTAGGCTACCCTTGCCTTGAAACTAATCTATGAAAAATGGCTCTGTAATCACGTGTCATCGTTGTTTGAAGAAGGATGTGGAGCCAGGTTCGATGTGTTAATTGAAAAAAGGTTACATGTAGTTTTAGTTTCACTCTGATTCATAGCTTCCATTGAAAACTTGAACTGCAACTTTCCTTCCTTCCAGACTAGAAAGGCAAGGCATggtggtgtcccaaatggcaccttattcccgaggtagtgcactagtttagaccagggccctgtttaaatgtagtgcactacatggaatATTCTAACATGACAGGCACAAAACCTGAGCTGTTCCATCCTTGTTATTCCAACCCCCAATAACTGTGAGCATAAGAGACATAGATGGGTCATGAACTGGAGCTAGTTGATATGGTCATATCCTGTCTGGGGTTAACACCTCATCTGAGTGGAGAGAGAACATTTGTCTTCTAGAGCAGCACGCtgcgcacacacacttacacacacactgcagcacacacacacacacacactgcagcccccacacacacacacacacacacacacacacacacacacactgcagacacacacacacacacacacacacacacactggggcggcaggtagcttagtggttagagagttggacttttaaccgaaaggttgcaagattgaatccttgagctgacaaggtaaaagtctgttgttctgcccctgaacaaggcagttaacccactagaccatcattgaaaataagaatttgttcttaactgacctgcctagttaaacaaaggtaaaaagacacgcgcacacacacactgcaggcacacacacacacactgcaggcacacacacacacactgcaggcacccacacacactgcaggcacccacacacactgcaggCACCCACACACAATGCAGGcacccacacacactgcaggcacacacacacactgcaggcacacacacacacacacactgcaggcgcacacacacacactgcaggcgcacacacacactgcaggcacacacacacatgctttgaCAAGGCTGGCGGTGTTGATGAACTCAGTGGGAAGGGGAAGTGGAGGGCAGGAGGCAGGTCGGTATTTAATCATCACGGCTCTCATCATCCATCTTATGTCATGGTAGGTAAGGATCTTCAGGTCCAGGGGACATCATCCATCTTATGTCATGGTGGTAGAGGATCTTCAGGTCCAGGGGACATCATCCATCTTATGTCATGGTGGTAGAGGATCTTCAGGTCCAGGGGACATCATCCATCTTATGTCATGGTGGTAGAGGATCTTGTGGTCCAGGGGACATCATCCATCTTATGTCATGGTGGTAGAGGATGTTGTGGTCCAGGGGACATCATCCATCTTATGTCATGGTGGTAGAGGATGTTGTGGTCCAGGGGACATCATCCATCTTATGTCATGGTGGTAGAGGATGTTGAGGTCCAGGGGACATCATCCATCTTATGTCATGGTGGGTAAGGATCTTGTGGTCCAGGGGACATCATCCATCTCATGTCATGGTGGTAGAGGATGTTGTGGTCCAGGGGACATCATCCATCTTATGTCATGGTGGTAGAGGATGTTGTGGTCCAGGGGACATCATCCATCTTATGTCATGGTGGTAGAGGATCTTCAGGTCCAGGGGACATCATCCATCTTATGTCATGGTGGGTAAGGATCTTGTGGTCCAGGGGACATCATCCATCTCATGTCATGGTGGTAGAGGATGTTGTGGTCCAGGGGACATCATCCATCTTATGTCATGGTGGTAGAGGATGTTGTGGTCCAGGGGACATCATCCATCTTATGTCATGGTGGGTAAGGATCTTGAGGTCCAGGGGACATCATCCATCTTATGTCATGGTGGTAGAGGATCTTCAGGTCCAGGGGTCATCATCCATCTTATGTCATGGTGGTAGAGGATCTTGTGGTCCAGGGGACGTCGTCCATCTTATGTCATGGTGGGTAAGGATCTTCAGGTGCAGGGGACATCATCCATCTTATGTCATGGTGGTAGAGGATCTTGTGGTCCAGGGTACATCATCCATCTTATGTCATGGTGGGTAAGGATCTTCAGGTCCAGGGGACATCATCCATCTTATGTCATGGTGGTAGAGGATCTTCAGGTCCAGGGGACATCATCCATCTTATGTCATGGTGGTAGAGGATCTTCAGGTCCAGGGGACATCATCCATCTTATGTCATGGTGGGTAAGGATCTTCAGGTCCAGGGGACATCATCCATCTCATTTCATGGTGGTAGAGGATCTTCAGGTCCAGGGAACATCATCCATCTTATGTCATGGTGGTAGAGGATCTTGTGGTCCAGGGGACATCATCCATCTTATGTCATGGTGGTAGAGGATGTTGTGGTCCAGGGAACATCATCCATCTTATGTCATGGTGGTAGAGGATCTTCAGGTGCAGAGGACATCATCCATCTTATGTCATGGTGGTAGAGGATGTTGTGATCCAGGGGACATCATCCATCTTATGTCATGGTGGTAGAGGATCTTCAGGTCCAGGGGACATCATCCATCTTATGTCATGGTGGGTAAGGATCTTGTGGTCCAGGGGACATCATCCATCTCATGTCATGGTGGTAGAGGATGTTGTGGTCCAGGGGACATCATCCATCTTATGTCATGGTGGTAGAGGATCTTGTGGTCCAGGGTACATCATCCATCTTATGTCATGGTGGGTAAGGATCTTCAGGTCCAGGGGACATCATCCATCTTATGTCATGGTGGGTAGAGGATCTTCAGGTCCAGGGGACATCATCCATCTTATGTCATGGTGGTAGAGGATCTTGTGGTCCAGGGGACGTCGTCCATCTTATGTCATGGTGGGTAAGGATCTTCAGGTGCAGGGGACATCATCCATCTTATGTCATGGTGGTAGAGGATCTTGTGGTCCAGGGTACATCATCCATCTTATGTCATGGTGGGTAAGGATCTTCAGGTCCAGGGGACATCATCCATCTTATGTCATGGTGGGTAAGGATCTTCAGGTCCAGGGGACATCATCCATCTTATGTCATGGTGGTAGAGGATGTTGTGGTCCAGGGAACATCATCCATCTTATGTAGGGATGcaccaatattacatttttggccgataccaatatccgatattttccttgccccaAAAAATTATACAGATAAccaacatttaacatttaagtggACTTTTAAGCATTCtcgtacagttaaatagttaacacacacacacacatggacacagcagtctaaggcactgcatctcagtgcaagaggtgtcactacagtccctggttcgaatccaggcagtatgacatccggccgtgattgggagtcccatagggcccagtgttgtccgggttcggccgtcattgtagataagaatttgttcttaactgacttgcatagttatataaaggttacacacataccacactgacaaaaaagttattttgttggcatttatatatgtccccattaccattaAAAACCTAAAATCCatcatcaaaacctatttctttcacttacttgctgtgctgtttcattgttcatttgttcagtctcaaccaggatttcatcatacatgtcaagcagtgaagtttcagctctatCTGTCCTTGGCttctcttcctcggtgcgcactgtcactgtgtccgtttccatcttgtccagctgtgtatgtaacatttcacgtaaaccccgTTTTTTCTGTTCTGCATCatagtagcggtccttgtacctagtaTCGAGC
Protein-coding regions in this window:
- the LOC106593547 gene encoding zinc finger CCHC-type and RNA-binding motif-containing protein 1, encoding MSGGLAPSRSTVYVSNLPFSLTNSDLHKLFSKYGKVVKVTIVKDKETRKSKGVAFVLFLDKESAQSCFRSLNNKQLFGRTVKASIAIDNGRATEFIRRRNYTDKSKCYECGDTGHLSYACPKNLLGEREPPKKKEKKKKKKVEEPDEVEEEESEEEGEDPALDSLSQAIAFQQARLEEEQHRRQQTAFVAEEAGQASTSDDSKKPRIKKSVYFSDEEELSD